From the Desulfovibrio sp. JY genome, one window contains:
- a CDS encoding mannose-1-phosphate guanylyltransferase/mannose-6-phosphate isomerase, with protein sequence MTETACCTGGKGRYALILAGGSGTRLWPLSRTLLPKQLLDLGEGETLLQSTALRVCESFAPDHVLVITNEEHRFEVRTQLQAVLPDAGTRVLAEPMGKNTLPAIMLGLESIVAADPKAVVGVFPADHRIHDHAALKAAMDRAAALAEEGWFVTFGIPPHAPETGYGYIHRGEPLGQGAHKVAGFTEKPDLPTAEKLVAGGEHFWNSGMFVFRADKFLAAVAAHAPAIHAWWESRGERPLTAGYAGLPDISVDYGVVEKMDDIAMVEAPFDWDDLGSWEALYRLGKKDGSGCVTTGEVLALDCADSLFFSQGSSLAVAGVKDMIVIQTRDATLVCPVAEAQRVKDVVGRLKSQGSKLVEAHVTVRRPWGSYTVLEGGPGYKIKRIEVPPAGRLSLQMHHHRAEHWVVVSGTALVQLGDTERILIENQSVDIPKGTVHRLSNPGKIPVEIIEIQSGPYLEEDDIVRFDDVYGRKVGDGGAKAAASEDVGDS encoded by the coding sequence ATGACGGAAACTGCCTGTTGCACCGGAGGCAAGGGCCGCTATGCCCTGATTTTGGCCGGCGGATCGGGGACGCGGCTGTGGCCGCTGTCCCGGACATTGCTGCCCAAGCAATTGCTGGATCTCGGCGAGGGCGAGACGCTGTTGCAGTCCACCGCCCTGCGGGTGTGCGAGTCGTTTGCCCCGGATCATGTGCTGGTGATCACCAACGAGGAACACCGGTTCGAGGTTCGCACCCAGCTCCAAGCCGTTTTGCCGGACGCCGGCACGCGCGTTCTGGCCGAGCCCATGGGGAAAAACACGCTGCCCGCCATCATGCTTGGCCTCGAATCCATCGTGGCCGCCGATCCGAAGGCCGTTGTCGGCGTCTTTCCGGCCGACCACCGCATCCATGACCACGCCGCGCTCAAGGCGGCCATGGACCGGGCCGCGGCCCTGGCCGAAGAGGGCTGGTTCGTCACCTTCGGCATCCCCCCCCACGCGCCGGAAACCGGCTACGGCTACATCCACCGGGGCGAACCGCTGGGGCAGGGCGCGCACAAGGTGGCGGGTTTCACCGAGAAGCCCGACCTTCCCACGGCCGAAAAGCTCGTGGCCGGCGGCGAACACTTCTGGAACAGCGGCATGTTCGTCTTCCGGGCCGACAAGTTTCTTGCGGCCGTGGCCGCCCATGCGCCGGCGATCCACGCCTGGTGGGAGAGCCGCGGCGAGCGGCCCTTGACGGCCGGCTACGCCGGACTCCCGGACATCTCCGTGGACTACGGCGTGGTGGAGAAGATGGACGACATCGCCATGGTCGAGGCCCCCTTCGACTGGGACGACCTCGGCAGTTGGGAGGCGCTCTACCGCCTGGGCAAGAAGGATGGTTCGGGCTGCGTCACCACGGGCGAGGTCCTGGCGCTCGACTGCGCGGATTCGCTGTTCTTTTCCCAGGGCAGTTCCCTGGCCGTGGCCGGGGTCAAGGACATGATCGTCATCCAGACCCGCGACGCGACCCTGGTCTGCCCGGTGGCCGAAGCCCAGCGGGTCAAGGACGTGGTGGGGCGGCTCAAGTCCCAGGGCAGCAAGCTCGTCGAGGCCCACGTCACGGTGCGCCGGCCCTGGGGCAGCTACACGGTGCTCGAGGGTGGTCCCGGCTACAAGATCAAGCGTATCGAGGTTCCGCCGGCCGGGCGGCTGTCGCTGCAGATGCATCACCACCGGGCCGAACACTGGGTGGTGGTCTCGGGCACGGCGCTGGTGCAGCTCGGGGACACGGAGCGGATCCTGATCGAGAACCAGTCCGTGGACATCCCCAAGGGCACGGTGCACCGGCTGTCCAACCCGGGCAAGATTCCGGTGGAAATCATCGAGATCCAGTCCGGGCCGTATCTCGAGGAGGACGACATCGTGCGTTTCGATGACGTCTATGGGCGCAAGGTCGGCGATGGCGGGGCGAAGGCCGCGGCATCGGAAGATGTCGGGGATTCGTGA
- the nrfD gene encoding polysulfide reductase NrfD, which yields MSFIDIEKNWYPEGVTRCGLGKFMGWLGFLGVIALFGLIAMLVCFYYGLGVTGLDNYFGFGLWITFDLAVIALGAGAFFTGLIRYIIGVDELKNIINLTVIKGFICYSGAMLILSLDVGQPIRSWFGYWHPNVHSMLTEVIFCITCYLMVLIIEYVPLILEQKQLNKIPFLHNLAHQMHVVMPLFAGIGAFLSTFHQGSLGGMYGVMFARPYAFREGFFIWPWTFFLFVLSAISSGPCLTVLICGFMEKLSGRKLTTYRIKSLMAKIGGTMLLIYMVFKYLDTWAWINGVLPRAGLTFDQMFYGLVYGKWLFFTEIVLCLPVPVIFLLTPLRKKPAFMYTGAILACLGVIINRYVFTVQALAQPVLPFTKWVVYSPNWAEWATSGMVIAYGFIIMSLSYRYLPIFPQEVGLNKK from the coding sequence ATGAGCTTTATTGATATTGAGAAAAATTGGTATCCCGAGGGTGTGACGCGTTGCGGCCTGGGGAAGTTCATGGGGTGGCTGGGGTTCCTTGGCGTGATTGCCCTTTTTGGCCTCATCGCCATGCTGGTCTGCTTCTATTACGGCCTGGGCGTCACCGGGCTTGACAACTACTTCGGGTTCGGCCTGTGGATCACCTTCGATCTGGCCGTCATCGCCCTGGGCGCGGGAGCCTTTTTCACCGGGCTCATCCGTTACATCATCGGCGTCGATGAACTCAAAAACATCATCAACCTGACGGTGATCAAGGGGTTCATCTGCTACTCCGGGGCCATGCTCATCCTGTCCCTGGACGTCGGCCAGCCGATACGGTCGTGGTTCGGCTACTGGCACCCCAACGTCCACTCCATGCTCACCGAAGTTATCTTCTGCATCACCTGTTACCTGATGGTGCTCATCATCGAGTACGTCCCGCTGATCCTTGAGCAGAAGCAACTCAATAAGATCCCGTTCCTGCACAATCTGGCCCACCAGATGCACGTCGTCATGCCGCTTTTCGCCGGCATCGGCGCGTTTCTGTCCACCTTCCACCAGGGCTCGCTCGGCGGCATGTACGGCGTCATGTTCGCCCGTCCCTACGCCTTCCGCGAAGGGTTCTTCATCTGGCCGTGGACGTTCTTCCTGTTCGTCCTGTCGGCCATCTCCTCGGGCCCGTGCCTCACGGTGCTGATCTGCGGCTTCATGGAGAAGCTCTCCGGCCGCAAGCTCACCACCTACCGCATCAAGTCGCTGATGGCCAAGATCGGCGGCACCATGCTGCTGATCTACATGGTCTTCAAGTACCTGGACACCTGGGCCTGGATCAACGGCGTGCTGCCCCGGGCCGGCCTGACCTTCGACCAGATGTTTTACGGGCTGGTCTACGGCAAGTGGTTGTTCTTTACGGAAATCGTCCTGTGCCTGCCGGTGCCGGTCATCTTCCTGCTCACGCCGCTGCGCAAGAAGCCGGCGTTCATGTACACCGGCGCCATCCTGGCCTGCCTCGGCGTTATCATCAACCGCTACGTCTTCACCGTCCAGGCCCTGGCCCAGCCGGTCCTGCCCTTCACCAAGTGGGTGGTCTATTCCCCCAACTGGGCTGAATGGGCGACCTCGGGCATGGTCATTGCCTACGGATTCATCATCATGAGCCTTTCCTACCGCTACCTGCCGATCTTCCCGCAGGAAGTGGGGCTCAACAAGAAATAG
- a CDS encoding cytochrome c family protein, whose protein sequence is MEENRSNSAGGVGGMVLCALIGFVGALVVGWVIFPKLLYSEKTQPIRFSHTVHAQLGIECEQCHHLGPDGRLAGLPTTESCAECHGDETGDKSPNGKEIDKFVKDYVKTGAQVPWLVYQYQPDNVFFSHAAHKGFECTKCHPDVAKMDNPPAYYENRISGYSKDTMKMWQCERCHASMGTSNACYVCHK, encoded by the coding sequence ATGGAGGAGAACAGATCGAATTCGGCCGGCGGCGTTGGCGGCATGGTGCTTTGTGCCCTGATCGGCTTCGTCGGCGCCCTTGTGGTAGGGTGGGTCATCTTTCCGAAACTGCTTTACAGCGAAAAGACACAGCCCATTCGTTTCAGTCACACGGTCCATGCGCAGCTGGGCATAGAGTGCGAACAGTGCCATCATCTTGGCCCTGACGGCCGGCTTGCCGGCCTGCCCACGACCGAATCCTGCGCCGAATGCCATGGCGATGAAACCGGGGACAAGTCGCCAAACGGCAAGGAAATCGACAAGTTCGTCAAGGACTACGTCAAGACCGGCGCCCAGGTCCCCTGGCTCGTCTACCAGTATCAGCCCGACAACGTGTTCTTCTCCCATGCCGCTCACAAGGGATTCGAGTGCACCAAGTGCCATCCCGACGTGGCCAAGATGGACAATCCTCCGGCGTATTACGAGAACCGGATCAGCGGCTATAGCAAAGACACGATGAAGATGTGGCAGTGTGAACGTTGTCACGCCTCCATGGGCACCAGCAACGCCTGCTACGTTTGTCATAAATAA
- a CDS encoding small ribosomal subunit Rsm22 family protein encodes MSPDAAPATVPPRHLFRPLLPEATTTLAGYAALLRRALGMTPGRERELPWRIRDLSLSLTAEREGGPKPGYLSDPRTLAAYAWYFLPWNLLRLSRLLPGLDLDIPDGGLVCDVGSGPLTFVQALWLSRPDLRRKRLRFTCVDRSRRALDLGLTLFSGLAGFDPSAPDAPWRIRTVRGEYWQGLAEGAQLTAMVNVANELADSGREPLDIRMERLAAQLADSLAPGGIALVVEPGTRLGWRCLAAMRTALVEMGLGLSAPCPHGEECPFSTSKVRAWCHFTMSLAGAPAWLTKLSERAELGKQRLSLSFLAARAAPPVYAKPAIRVVSGPFSLDDAPGTAAYGCTEKGLAVVVAPDGRAPRPGDLLCRDIPPDAPSDVKSGAPRVILEVRPGSAPAPVPEKGKTERPGAKPSRREPRSDSGNAAASSGQRERSGRPAKPRPRTARGSGPDRGAGGGKHPGGGKRSRKA; translated from the coding sequence TTTTTCGTCCCTTGCTTCCCGAGGCGACCACAACCCTGGCCGGCTATGCCGCCCTGCTGCGCCGCGCCCTCGGGATGACTCCCGGTCGGGAGCGCGAATTGCCGTGGCGCATCCGCGACCTGTCGCTGTCGCTGACCGCCGAGCGCGAGGGCGGCCCCAAGCCCGGCTATTTGAGCGATCCGCGCACCCTGGCCGCCTATGCCTGGTATTTTCTGCCCTGGAATTTGCTGCGCCTCTCAAGGCTGCTGCCGGGGCTCGACCTCGATATCCCCGACGGCGGGCTGGTGTGCGACGTGGGTTCCGGACCGCTGACCTTTGTCCAGGCCCTTTGGCTGTCGCGCCCCGATCTGCGCCGCAAGCGGCTGCGCTTTACCTGCGTGGACCGCTCCCGGCGCGCCTTGGACCTTGGCTTGACGCTTTTCTCCGGGCTTGCCGGCTTCGATCCGTCGGCACCGGACGCGCCCTGGCGCATCCGGACCGTGCGCGGCGAATACTGGCAGGGCCTTGCCGAGGGGGCGCAGCTTACCGCCATGGTCAATGTGGCCAACGAACTGGCCGACTCGGGTCGGGAACCCCTCGATATCCGCATGGAACGCCTGGCCGCCCAGCTGGCCGATTCCCTGGCCCCGGGCGGGATTGCCCTGGTGGTCGAGCCGGGCACGCGCCTGGGCTGGCGTTGTCTGGCCGCCATGCGCACGGCCCTTGTCGAGATGGGACTGGGGCTGTCCGCTCCCTGTCCCCACGGCGAGGAGTGTCCCTTTTCCACGAGCAAGGTGCGGGCCTGGTGCCATTTCACCATGTCCCTTGCCGGCGCGCCGGCCTGGCTCACCAAGCTTTCCGAGCGGGCGGAGCTTGGCAAGCAGCGCCTGAGCCTGTCCTTTCTCGCCGCCCGGGCCGCGCCGCCGGTCTATGCGAAGCCCGCCATCCGCGTCGTCTCCGGCCCCTTCTCCCTGGACGACGCGCCCGGAACGGCCGCGTACGGCTGCACGGAAAAGGGGCTGGCCGTGGTGGTCGCGCCGGATGGCCGCGCGCCGCGTCCGGGCGACCTGCTCTGCCGCGACATTCCCCCCGACGCCCCAAGCGACGTCAAATCCGGCGCTCCCCGGGTGATCCTCGAGGTCCGACCCGGATCCGCACCGGCTCCCGTGCCGGAGAAGGGAAAGACGGAACGGCCCGGGGCAAAGCCGTCGCGACGGGAGCCCCGTTCCGACTCCGGGAACGCGGCGGCCTCGTCGGGGCAGCGGGAACGGTCGGGCCGGCCGGCCAAACCGCGCCCCAGGACCGCGCGCGGCTCCGGCCCGGATCGCGGGGCCGGCGGGGGCAAACATCCCGGGGGCGGGAAAAGGAGCCGGAAGGCATGA
- a CDS encoding molybdopterin-dependent oxidoreductase — MGVDRRAFLGLVAGGAVGTMFTPIPWKLLDDVSIWTQNWPWIPKVPKGQIDYVTTTSKLCPAGEGLKIMRVAGNPITASGNPAHPLSSGGVSALARSEVYMLYSPARVKSPMKKSGKAFVPITWEQALIEMADKLGAAKGSVACISGDQSGTVNEVLSAFVGKLGTAGYFMMPSEATTAAKGMQVMGGKGQAGYDFENADTVLVLGADIFETWGTSTRNRKAFSAKRPVGVKPASNYIYVGPTRNNTAAVCDQWIPASAADLGVVALGIAWHLIKAGATSAAPGFDTLRAVVNGGFGPDDVKRATGIEPAVLAGVAKALASSKAAMVVTGSPFGQGLGAGAFMAGMALNILLGRINKPGGVYALPELATVVPGAMTREAMLKADLPGFLKAVADGKKPAPKALLVYDANPAYGLPEAATMAKALEKIPYKVSFSSFMDETAAMCDLVLPNSLTLERYDDVVTPYGSGFCIYSLVTPYQKPVHDTRPTGDVILALARKLSIELKFDNFLQVLKEKVASLAKTSGGFVAKDVMPWQVAAGKPAPALAGGDLWKALSAGYAWTMVGSVTQTGLGFAPEVLAKAVKPGKTSGKTVTLAPYAQLRTGTPTTGIPCQDLTMVPDTELLGETTMVRMGSATAKALGVKPGAMVKLTGAGTHCKAQVHIFESVMTGVVSAPLGFGHTAFDIFSKGKGANYLALLPVTEEPGTGMSMWAAAEVKIA; from the coding sequence ATGGGAGTTGATCGCAGAGCTTTCCTCGGGCTTGTGGCGGGTGGCGCCGTGGGCACCATGTTCACCCCCATCCCGTGGAAATTGTTGGATGATGTTTCCATCTGGACCCAGAACTGGCCCTGGATTCCCAAAGTGCCCAAGGGCCAGATCGATTATGTGACCACGACGAGCAAGTTGTGTCCGGCCGGCGAAGGCCTCAAAATCATGCGCGTGGCCGGCAATCCGATCACGGCATCCGGCAACCCGGCTCACCCCCTGTCCAGCGGCGGCGTCTCGGCCCTGGCCCGCTCCGAAGTCTACATGCTGTACAGCCCGGCCCGGGTCAAATCGCCCATGAAAAAGTCGGGCAAGGCCTTCGTGCCGATCACCTGGGAACAGGCGCTGATCGAAATGGCCGACAAGCTCGGCGCGGCCAAGGGCTCGGTCGCCTGCATCTCCGGCGACCAGTCCGGCACCGTAAACGAGGTGCTTTCGGCGTTCGTCGGCAAGCTCGGCACGGCCGGCTACTTCATGATGCCCTCCGAGGCCACCACCGCCGCCAAGGGCATGCAGGTCATGGGCGGCAAGGGCCAGGCCGGCTACGACTTCGAGAACGCCGACACCGTGCTGGTTCTTGGCGCGGACATCTTCGAAACCTGGGGCACCTCCACCCGCAACCGCAAGGCGTTTAGCGCCAAGCGGCCGGTCGGGGTCAAGCCCGCTTCCAATTATATCTACGTCGGTCCGACCAGGAACAACACCGCCGCCGTGTGCGACCAGTGGATTCCGGCCTCGGCCGCCGACCTCGGCGTGGTGGCCCTCGGCATCGCCTGGCACCTGATCAAGGCCGGGGCCACAAGTGCCGCGCCTGGTTTCGACACCCTGCGCGCCGTGGTCAACGGCGGTTTCGGTCCGGACGACGTGAAGCGCGCCACGGGCATCGAGCCCGCCGTGCTCGCCGGCGTGGCCAAGGCCCTGGCGTCCTCCAAGGCCGCCATGGTGGTCACGGGATCGCCGTTCGGCCAGGGACTGGGCGCCGGAGCCTTCATGGCCGGCATGGCGCTCAACATCCTGCTCGGCCGCATCAACAAGCCCGGCGGCGTCTACGCCCTGCCGGAGCTGGCCACGGTCGTGCCCGGCGCCATGACCCGCGAGGCCATGCTCAAGGCCGACCTGCCCGGCTTCCTCAAGGCCGTGGCCGACGGCAAGAAGCCGGCGCCCAAGGCCTTGCTGGTCTACGACGCCAACCCGGCCTACGGCCTGCCCGAGGCCGCGACCATGGCCAAGGCCCTGGAAAAAATCCCGTACAAGGTCAGCTTCTCCTCCTTCATGGACGAGACGGCGGCCATGTGCGACCTCGTGCTGCCCAATTCCCTGACCCTGGAGCGCTACGACGACGTGGTCACGCCCTATGGTTCGGGCTTTTGCATCTACAGCCTTGTCACGCCCTACCAGAAACCGGTGCACGATACCCGGCCGACCGGCGACGTGATCCTGGCGCTGGCCCGCAAACTGAGCATTGAACTCAAGTTCGACAACTTCCTGCAGGTGCTCAAGGAGAAGGTGGCCTCTCTGGCCAAGACCTCCGGCGGGTTTGTCGCCAAGGACGTCATGCCCTGGCAGGTGGCGGCGGGCAAGCCCGCGCCCGCGCTTGCCGGCGGCGACCTGTGGAAGGCCCTTTCCGCCGGTTACGCCTGGACCATGGTCGGCTCCGTGACCCAGACCGGACTCGGCTTTGCCCCCGAGGTGCTGGCCAAGGCGGTCAAACCCGGCAAGACTTCCGGCAAGACCGTGACCCTGGCCCCCTATGCCCAGCTGCGTACCGGCACCCCGACCACCGGCATCCCCTGTCAGGACCTGACCATGGTGCCCGACACGGAGCTTCTCGGCGAAACCACCATGGTGCGCATGGGTAGCGCCACGGCCAAGGCGCTCGGCGTCAAGCCCGGCGCGATGGTCAAGCTCACCGGCGCCGGAACGCACTGCAAGGCCCAGGTCCACATCTTCGAGAGCGTCATGACCGGCGTTGTGTCGGCTCCCTTGGGCTTCGGCCATACCGCCTTCGACATCTTCAGCAAGGGCAAAGGAGCCAATTACCTGGCGCTTTTACCCGTGACCGAGGAGCCGGGCACCGGCATGTCCATGTGGGCCGCCGCTGAAGTCAAAATCGCCTAA
- the lipA gene encoding lipoyl synthase, with product MSEEDHSEGRPGPAGRLPSWLRVKLPKDAAFGATAHTVAAGGLRTVCRGARCPNIFECFSRGTATFLILGGVCTRGCAFCNISAGTPDPVDPDEPARLAAAVAELGLTHAVVTSVTRDDLPDGGAAHFAATIAALRQACPGTTVEVLTPDFGGDPAALDIVLAARPDVFNHNVETVPRLYPIARARADYAGSLGVLARAAASGAAVVKSGLMVGLGETREELATVFADLSRAGCRVVTVGQYLRPSRRNLPVVRYVPPEEFDALAALGRDCGIAEMVCAPLVRSSYKAGSTAAVASLRCCPHS from the coding sequence ATGAGCGAAGAGGATCACAGCGAAGGCCGGCCCGGCCCGGCCGGGCGCCTGCCGTCCTGGCTGCGGGTCAAACTGCCGAAAGACGCCGCCTTCGGCGCGACAGCCCATACCGTGGCCGCCGGCGGACTGCGCACGGTCTGCCGGGGGGCGCGCTGCCCGAACATCTTCGAGTGTTTTTCCCGGGGCACGGCCACCTTTTTGATTCTCGGCGGCGTGTGCACGCGCGGCTGCGCCTTTTGCAACATCAGCGCCGGCACGCCCGATCCCGTGGACCCGGACGAGCCCGCGCGCCTGGCCGCGGCCGTGGCGGAGCTGGGGCTCACCCACGCCGTGGTCACCTCGGTTACCCGCGACGACCTGCCGGACGGCGGCGCGGCCCATTTCGCCGCAACCATCGCCGCCCTGCGCCAGGCTTGCCCGGGTACCACCGTCGAGGTGCTCACCCCGGATTTCGGCGGCGACCCGGCCGCCCTGGATATCGTACTGGCGGCCCGGCCCGACGTCTTCAACCACAATGTCGAGACCGTGCCGCGCCTCTATCCGATCGCCAGAGCCCGGGCCGATTATGCCGGCAGCCTTGGCGTGCTCGCCCGGGCGGCGGCTTCCGGCGCGGCGGTCGTCAAAAGCGGGCTCATGGTGGGGCTTGGCGAGACCCGTGAGGAATTGGCCACGGTGTTTGCCGATCTTTCGCGGGCCGGCTGCCGGGTGGTCACGGTGGGGCAGTACCTGCGGCCGTCGCGGCGCAACCTGCCGGTGGTCCGCTACGTGCCGCCGGAGGAATTCGATGCCCTGGCCGCTTTGGGCCGTGATTGCGGCATCGCGGAAATGGTGTGCGCGCCGTTGGTGCGCAGCTCCTACAAGGCCGGCAGCACGGCCGCGGTCGCCTCCCTTCGCTGTTGTCCGCACTCCTGA
- a CDS encoding 4Fe-4S dicluster domain-containing protein, which translates to MSGHSFKEFPITWGMVIDIDKCTGCGACMASCQTENNVNPQPEATNKLRSTSWMLVYELTNDKAFPDHDVAFLPRPCQQCGNPPCVSVCPVVATDKNEDGGIVSQIYPRCIGCRYCVAACPYHVRYFGWYDPIWPEGMTKTLSPLTSVRPRGVVEKCTFCHHRWNLAKDAARAAGKDPEDLEDGAYVTACVQNCPSGALSFGDLKNPKHKVHELIKSPYAFRLLERLGTKPQVYYISRREWVRKLGDNYLKSEKTE; encoded by the coding sequence ATGTCCGGACACAGTTTCAAAGAATTCCCGATCACCTGGGGCATGGTGATCGATATCGACAAGTGCACCGGCTGCGGGGCCTGCATGGCCTCCTGCCAGACGGAGAACAACGTCAATCCCCAGCCCGAGGCCACCAACAAGCTGCGTTCCACCTCCTGGATGCTGGTTTACGAGCTGACCAACGACAAGGCCTTTCCCGACCATGACGTGGCCTTTCTGCCCCGTCCCTGTCAGCAGTGCGGCAACCCGCCCTGCGTGTCCGTGTGCCCGGTCGTGGCCACGGATAAAAACGAGGACGGCGGCATTGTCAGCCAGATCTACCCGCGCTGCATCGGCTGCCGGTACTGCGTGGCCGCCTGCCCCTACCATGTCCGTTACTTCGGCTGGTACGACCCGATCTGGCCCGAAGGCATGACCAAGACCCTGTCGCCCCTGACCTCGGTGCGGCCGCGCGGCGTGGTGGAGAAGTGCACCTTTTGCCACCACCGCTGGAACCTGGCCAAGGACGCCGCCCGGGCCGCCGGCAAGGACCCCGAGGATCTTGAAGACGGCGCCTACGTCACCGCCTGCGTCCAGAACTGCCCCTCCGGGGCGCTGTCCTTCGGGGATCTCAAAAATCCCAAGCACAAGGTGCATGAGCTCATCAAGAGCCCCTACGCTTTCCGGCTGCTCGAACGCCTGGGCACCAAACCCCAGGTCTACTACATCAGCCGGCGGGAGTGGGTGCGCAAACTCGGCGATAACTACCTCAAGAGCGAAAAAACCGAGTAA
- a CDS encoding sugar transferase, producing MAFKTRKGAITWLRVVDLAVAAVALLIAGGVAAAESPEASLRLDLPTLALFAWLLTATASVFPLFALYTEVALFQWRESVKATVKAVTAVLLILVAGAAVLDPPLITATLLILYWISACAGGIAARLATRRLLFLTEAQGIAARRTLIVGTGARAQEIALRMLAQPGHGYRFCGFVGNGWEKEPPSPLPGRFDLVADMAGFAGYLREHVVDEVLVCLPLTELSEKATALVSECEEQGVAVTVITRLFELKNPRHRPGSHGGELVVTISNTLADERELILKRFLDVSVAMAMLVVLSPLLLVVWALIRLTSPGPALFAQERVGLNKRVFKFYKFRTMVQNAEALQADLECRNETNGATFKIKNDPRVTRLGRILRKTSIDELPQLVNVLKGEMSLVGPRPLPMRDVVRIEKDWPRRRFGVKPGITCLWQICGRNKLPFERMMQLDIEYVDTWSVLLDIKILLRTVPVVCSMRGAY from the coding sequence TTGGCTTTCAAAACCAGAAAAGGCGCCATCACGTGGCTGCGCGTCGTGGACCTGGCTGTGGCCGCCGTGGCCTTGCTCATCGCCGGCGGCGTGGCCGCGGCCGAGTCGCCCGAGGCGTCCCTGCGCCTCGACCTTCCCACCCTGGCGCTTTTCGCCTGGCTGCTTACGGCCACGGCCAGCGTGTTTCCGCTTTTTGCCCTCTATACCGAGGTGGCGCTTTTCCAGTGGCGCGAATCGGTCAAGGCCACGGTCAAGGCCGTCACCGCCGTGCTGCTGATCCTGGTCGCGGGCGCGGCGGTGCTCGATCCGCCGCTCATCACGGCGACGCTTTTGATCCTCTATTGGATTTCGGCCTGCGCCGGCGGCATTGCCGCCCGACTGGCCACGCGCCGGCTGCTTTTCCTCACCGAGGCCCAGGGCATCGCCGCCCGCCGCACCCTCATTGTCGGCACGGGCGCGCGAGCCCAGGAAATCGCCCTGCGCATGCTCGCCCAACCCGGCCACGGCTACCGCTTCTGCGGTTTCGTCGGCAATGGCTGGGAAAAGGAGCCGCCGTCGCCCTTGCCGGGGCGTTTCGATCTGGTGGCCGACATGGCCGGTTTCGCCGGTTATTTGCGGGAGCACGTGGTGGACGAGGTCCTGGTCTGCCTGCCGTTGACCGAGCTGAGTGAAAAGGCCACGGCGCTCGTTTCGGAGTGCGAGGAGCAGGGGGTGGCCGTGACCGTGATCACGCGCCTTTTCGAGCTGAAAAACCCGCGCCACCGTCCGGGCAGCCACGGCGGGGAGCTGGTGGTGACCATCTCCAACACCCTGGCCGACGAGCGCGAGCTGATCCTCAAGCGTTTCCTCGACGTGTCCGTGGCCATGGCCATGTTGGTGGTGCTTTCCCCGCTGTTGCTCGTGGTCTGGGCGCTGATCCGGTTGACCTCGCCCGGGCCGGCCCTGTTCGCCCAGGAGCGGGTGGGGCTCAACAAGCGGGTGTTCAAATTCTACAAATTTCGCACCATGGTCCAAAACGCCGAGGCCCTGCAGGCGGATCTCGAATGCCGCAACGAGACCAACGGCGCGACGTTCAAGATCAAAAACGATCCGCGCGTGACGAGGCTCGGCCGCATCCTGCGCAAGACCAGCATCGACGAGCTGCCCCAGCTGGTCAATGTGCTCAAAGGCGAGATGAGCCTCGTCGGCCCAAGGCCGCTGCCCATGCGCGACGTCGTGCGTATCGAAAAAGACTGGCCGCGCCGCCGGTTCGGGGTCAAGCCCGGCATCACCTGCCTGTGGCAGATATGCGGCCGCAACAAGCTGCCGTTCGAGCGGATGATGCAGCTCGACATCGAGTACGTGGACACCTGGTCCGTGCTGCTCGACATCAAGATCCTGCTGCGCACCGTGCCGGTGGTGTGCAGCATGCGCGGCGCGTATTGA
- the rfbC gene encoding dTDP-4-dehydrorhamnose 3,5-epimerase, which translates to MEVSQTGIPGLVTIKPKVFGDNRGFFLETYSRAAFAAAGLDYDFVQDNHARSGPKGVLRGLHFQRPPSTQAKLVWVVRGAVLDVVVDLRVGSPTYKKWYGIELTEENFMRLMVPRGLAHGYVTLTENAEFMYKVDAPYAPADDAGIAWNDPDIGIDWPVTDPILSEKDARQPTLAVLGSPFVYDR; encoded by the coding sequence GTGGAGGTGTCACAAACCGGCATCCCCGGGCTTGTCACGATCAAACCCAAGGTGTTTGGCGACAACCGGGGATTTTTTCTTGAAACCTACAGCCGCGCCGCCTTTGCCGCAGCCGGCCTCGATTATGATTTCGTCCAGGACAACCATGCCCGGTCGGGCCCCAAGGGCGTGCTGCGGGGACTGCATTTCCAGCGTCCGCCCTCGACCCAGGCCAAGCTCGTCTGGGTGGTGCGCGGGGCTGTGCTCGACGTGGTCGTGGACCTGCGGGTGGGATCGCCGACCTACAAGAAATGGTACGGCATCGAGTTGACCGAGGAAAACTTCATGCGGCTGATGGTGCCGCGCGGGTTAGCCCACGGCTACGTGACCCTGACCGAGAACGCGGAGTTCATGTACAAGGTCGACGCGCCCTATGCTCCGGCCGACGATGCCGGCATTGCCTGGAACGACCCGGACATCGGCATCGACTGGCCCGTGACCGACCCCATTTTATCCGAGAAGGACGCCCGGCAGCCGACTTTGGCCGTCTTGGGTTCGCCTTTTGTCTATGACCGTTGA